atgtgtcgcgatggcgttgagtcgtgtgagacttaaggttgaagcttagtcgtgcataggaagagtgaatgaggtgtgctagttgtttgaaccatcgatttgtgttaaattgtcgaagtgaccaggcctAGGCAAACGCCGCTCCGCGACGGTCGggaccgcgccgcgacaaataaagcGAACCTGGATCAGAAAACATGTTAagaggggtcgtttttccttcgatacgtCGCGCCACGACAAACGAGCCGCGCCGCGGCAGATCTACTAGCCTGACTCCTTTTTCTGCTCGATttaaaaagggttttaggggtagtttggtctttttgcgtgtatATCTGATGGGAGCCTTTAATACCAACCACTTATCCTCTATTactcatttcttttcctttttctttcacaatttccccccaaaacataaaacccacttagattaaacttaagatttggaggtgaagatttgtgaatcaatcctaggagcaagaattaaagttgttctccttgttattagctacaagtggatagttttggtaagtctcaactctatgttttgaattttaattggtttatgctagggtttgttcatttggaacttgtatgacccatttgagggttaaatgggtggattttgggttagattgttgaaagaaaATCCTAacaaccataatctagggtttggtctaatgaaatgaggtttgtaagtgttaatggtgttgtaagcattaaaacacttgttaaaatgtggATGAAATTGTaattaggtcatgtttgacaaagttggaagtgtaagtgttaaaatgggtcaaaaggggtgatgttgacctagtttggaggaaatgggtatgaattaccctaggttgtgctagttaatgttagtagactttaaatcactagctttggcGATTTAATATTAGTCTTGgcctttatgggcggttttgggtgtaagtgagctaataaatgctaatgggtcattaaaagctcaaagtgtaagtaatgtggtaaatgccattagttgtgtattgaatgtgtacctatgtactaggtactttgctcgaagtatacggaagcatttaaatcaccaccgaagtgttaaggtgagtggaataattatatatgtatgtatataatttatttacttgtgaggtaggggttaaagttcgttgttgacgataccataccctagagtatattgtgttgttgatgagggtttaaagttcgttgttgacgatacctcatacgtatggaattaaagttcgatgttgacgatgccatatgattattgtagtgacgttgatgagggtttaaagttcgttgttgacgatacctcatatgtgggtttaaagttcggtgttgacgataccacattaatataggcgaatgggatttaagttcgatgttgacgataccattggttgggctagccttgagatcttgagtactatggatgttgtgaacatcatcgttatacttgtgttgtagcatattgtattgttgtgttatatgctattgttatactagccttgttatcgtgatacttagcgttatacatgtgaaaggtatgctaattatgtaactagtatgtatgcggatttggtaagtgtttgcatgtaatatatgtgtatgtataattgttgcactcactaagccttgcttaccctctcgttgtttaccattttataggttccggcttggacaagggtaagggcatacagttggattagttgtctcccgcttattttgacagggggtgcttttgggttagcttttgaagttggcctaacgttttgggtagtttagccctaaaccatgctcgagtgtcgtttggattataaactatcatttgtagtgggtcaaacttgtattaaacttaattaacggccttcgtgccttttgtaaacatttaaattgttgtacgtttaaatggaacttgtggaatggcttacatatttaattggcgcgtaaatgtgtattattttaaaaaaaaaattatcgtatggaatacgggttgggttgtttcagaaacgttgcattcaccaatcatcatcatgtatcttattttgactgcattgtcaacggaagtactattgtaaactattatttaaggtgattgtctatatgtagaaatcatcagatgtcgaaaacctttgatttaaatattcatttatggtgtgccttttcaaaagaatgcaatgtttacaaaacgtatcatatagatgtcaaatacctcgcaatgaaatcgatgaatgacgtgttcgtccatatggatttggagagaTCGTCACAAATATTAAGAGAATGATAGAAATGTTTTGTAAAAACGTATAGAAATGTGTTGTATTTATAGAGAtataaattgttttattttatttattttattataatttattataatttataaaactatccGTTTGAATTTGGCATCTTCCCAACGGATATATCATCCACCAACCAAAATGGAACACATCTCCTTCAAGTCACCGTTTCCCTTCCGTGAAGCAACCATCACGCCTTTATCATTTCCAGCCGATCACGCCATGTTACGACACCGTCAAGGCATGATGGGGCCAAAACCAGCCGATTACGCTCGCGTTAACAATGGTCTTATAGCACAAAATACATGAATGATTACCATGTATGTTGGCATATAAATCATTCTTAATTCATCTTAAATCTTCTATACGCGACTGATTTTAACAGTCTTGGCTCGTTTAATATTTAAGTACatgataaattaaataaatatattttctttttcgcTGAATTAAATTTCTAATGAAGTGTTACAAGTTCCATTGTtgcaaaaaacccgattactctttGATTAATTTTGATTAATCATATTTAAGAGTAATCCGTTctgattttataaaattggtttaaaTAATCGATGAACGTCAACTGATGAGTCAAAAtctaatttggtaatcaaagtcggtcaaagataAACTtgatcaacattttaacatgaatttaaacaagAACTTTAGattttttgaacaaaatgaacaattttaaacacttatgttaaagtttatgtttctCTTTATgattttttttctatatttacacatataatttttaaaatttaatatttaaatggataAATTACAGTCCGATTAATCCCCGAGTAATTTTCAACTTGCCGATTACTCCTTTTAaaatcccgaccgattaatcccgaATAGCGAATTCTACAACCTTGACAAGTTCCATAAAATTGGTAAATTATAAGTTAATTAGCGTGAGAAGAAAGCAATAAATCAATGATTGATCCTTTTATGTAGGATCATCAGCACCGACACCCTTGCAAACAAATCAAGATCCGACATCGTTTTCCGTTCATCGTACCCACTGTCCCCACAAACCTGCTTATAATTTTCTTTCTTTCTAGCCTCTTTAACCCTCCCACCTGTTTTCCCATTGTCTCAACCAACAAATACATGAATGCATATATTGTGTATCATCTTTTACATGTCCATAAATTTCTAAATCTTTATACAAATCAATCACAAAACTAACATTTTAAattgcatttaaaaaaaaaaaatcttgttaattttatcaacaaaacctcTAAAACGATCCTGAATCCGGGCTTAACAATTTAGCCATGTCAAGAAGACCCGGAAATCATCCCACAAGACGATTTACACGTAGTGGTAGTACAATTTTTCATCAAAAAACAAGCTCATCTCCTATATTATCTGTTACCTTTGTACTACTAGTAAGCACATAATAATCATTTGATATAAACGAATGTTACAAATTGAACTTTCGGATGTTAATTCGGTTTTTTTCTCTCAATATAGGGAAGCTTTCTTTTCATTGCCTATTTTTACAGGAGCTCTTGGAATACCAGTATCTCTATAGACAAAAAACAAGTTAGCATATTTCAAAGTAAAGCTGTTACCTTTTTCAATTTCTATCTAGTTATCTAACTTTTTTTCGAATTTTTATTTACAACACATTTAATATTATTTTAGGCGATTTCAGTTGCATATTTGACGTTCAACAAGCCATACCTGTTTTAAAGAAAACATATGGTGACAGCATGCATAGGGTATTACATGTAGGGCCCGATAGTTGTTCTGTTGTCTCTCGATTGATAAAAGAACATGAAACCGAAGCATGGGGGGTCGAACCGTATGACATTGAGGATGCTGACATGGACTGCAGAGGCCTTGTTCATAAGGGTTTTGTACGTGTAGCCGACATCAAGTTCCCTTTACCGTATAGAGCCAAATCATTTTCACTAGTTATAATTTCAGACGCAGTTGATTACTTATCTACCAAGTACCTCAACAAGACCATTTCAGAATTAGCAAGAATATCTACTCAAAATCTCGTTATATTCACCGGTAACTCGCTTTAATAATTGCACATAACATCTAATTTTCTTTTATCTTATATATAAGCCTTACGCTTCATAAAAATTTGGACTTTTACAGGGTATCCTGTTCATTCGAAAGCTAGAGTTTCACAACAAACAAAATTTGGACGTCCAGTAAGCACTTATCGGTTATCAGTTAATCACCACTAACCATTTTTTGCATTCCAAAAAGGCTAATGATTCAGTATTTGTGAAGGGTAAAACGCGGAGCACTACTTGGTGGGCCCGGTTCTTCGTTCAAACGAGTCTTGAAGAGAATGAAACAGCACTGAAGAAATTCAATCAGGCTGCTTCTGAGATCTCATACAAACCAACATGCCAAATTTTCCACCTCAAATCATATCACTGATCGTTGTACTTAGGCCTGTCGTTAACGTGCATAAATTCACTATACATTTGTATAACCGCCATCAAAAAGACAATCTCAACCGCTATGTACAATATAATTATGCACGTCAACAACAACTTTTAGGTCTTTCGTTAGCAAAATTCTATTCTTTATGGATGATGTAACTTATGTAACAATTTGAAAGAATATTTTGAATCTACGTGATTAAAAAAGGTTCACCAATAATC
This window of the Rutidosis leptorrhynchoides isolate AG116_Rl617_1_P2 chromosome 7, CSIRO_AGI_Rlap_v1, whole genome shotgun sequence genome carries:
- the LOC139859417 gene encoding probable pectin methylesterase CGR3, with amino-acid sequence MSRRPGNHPTRRFTRSGSTIFHQKTSSSPILSVTFVLLGSFLFIAYFYRSSWNTSISIDKKQVSIFQSDFSCIFDVQQAIPVLKKTYGDSMHRVLHVGPDSCSVVSRLIKEHETEAWGVEPYDIEDADMDCRGLVHKGFVRVADIKFPLPYRAKSFSLVIISDAVDYLSTKYLNKTISELARISTQNLVIFTGYPVHSKARVSQQTKFGRPGKTRSTTWWARFFVQTSLEENETALKKFNQAASEISYKPTCQIFHLKSYH